The segment GTGCCGCCAGAGCGAGACCTTGACCTTCGGCATCGCGAGTGACTCGACGCAGAGCCAGCCCGCGGGGGGCGGGAGGGCGTGGACCTCGAGCGGGGCGGCTTCGCTCACGCAGGGGACGGGGTCGCCGGACGGGTAGCGGAAGGCGCAGGGTGCCGGATCGGGGTCTCGCGGTGTTGCAAGACAACCGAGGACGGGAAAGGCCATCATGAGCGAGACGACGAGAATCACGTGACGGGGTTCGCGCGATTCGATGAATGGACCCCCCGATCGCATTTCCGCCCTTCGCAAAGCGTCAGTGGCCGAGCGCAACATCTTGTAGAATGTTGTTCGACGCATGGGGAGGCATGTGGAGAGGCGTTTGGCGACACGAATTCCCGACAGACAGAATATCGAGCGGTATGACACCGCGGCCGAAATTGTTCCAATGGATGGCAAGGGTGAAATCGGTGCCGTTCAGCAAGAGGTCCCTTGGTCCCCAGAACCCGTACGGACCGAGCATCATGGGGTCGAAGTAGAAGGTGCGGTCTTCTGCCCGGAGAGCCCAGAGAAGCCAGAGGTCCCCGTCTTTGGCGGTCCACTGCGGGTCCAATCTTGCTCCAGCGAGCACGGGTGTCTCCGTTTCGACGATGGCGGCAAACGCTTGAACAAGGACCTTTTCTGTGGCACGCGTGTCCTGGGGCAGAAGCATGATGGGATTGATAGGGACGGGGAACTTTGACAACGTGACCGGAGCACGTCCCTCCGGATCTATGGCGATGGCCAGCCCAACGTCACCCTTCGGCCACTCACCTTCGTAAGCGATCGCGAAACGAGCCGTCCGAACGTTCTCGTAAACCGCGAAATGACCCGCAGCCAATTTGCAGTACCACCCTGGCCCGTCGAGTGAATCAACGAGCGTCAAGTTCAACGTCGATGCTTCGCAAGTGCGCGCCGAACCATCGCGCCAGGTCTGATGACACACTGCGAAGTCATCGAGCCTGATTTGGGGCTCGCTTTCGACAGGAGCCACACAGCCCCCGATCAGGAGCGCCAACACGACGACCACGACCGGGGGCTTCGAACGATCAAAGTCGTTCATGCGTTGGTGCTACCACCACCGCGGAGGAGAGATTCAGAATCGAACGTGGTTCCAGCCCCGCATTCAAGGGATCCGCCAAGGGATGCAGATCCAGACGGCCCGGTGATCGAGACGCCGGCGCCGATTTCCCAACTGAAGCTGATACTGCACGAACTTGATCCGCTAAACCCGCCGGCCCCTGCATCGACGTAGAACTCCGTGGGACCGAGGCCCGCCTCGCCCAGAGGCCGGCAGACCCCGAGCTGGTCCTCGAAGAGCCGCGAGCGCGCGATCGTCATGCCGGTGCCGCTTGGACCCGGCGCCCCCCATTCGAGGCCGAAGACCCATTCATCTGCGCCGTTGTTGAGGTTGTTGGTTTGAAGCATCCATGAGGCCACGAGGTTCCCGAGAGGATCCTTGTAGAGCTGGAACCATGAATTCCCGTTGCCGGTGATAACCCCCGTGACGGGCGCAGCTGCACCGCAAACCGGCGCTTCAGGCTGCACGTCGCACGGTTCGCCGCAGTCAGGGATGCAGTCCGGATCCTCGCACGAGACGAGGCAGCCTCCGACCATCATGCAGTCGATGATGCACTCCGCCTGATCGCTGAGATCGTCCACCGGCCCGCGCTGAGCCGTGAAGCAATCCACGACCCCGGAATCCACCGGGTTCGCCGCCACACCCCCGGCGCCGACGAGACCCAAGACGATCGCGGCCACGAGCACCACTCCGAAGCGCCGACGTGCGAGCACACGACCAGAACCCCCCCCCGCACTTAACACTTCTCATGACCCTGTTTGGACCGGGTTCTTGCTTCCCTCACCCGAGGCGGCGCCCGACGAGCTTCGCGCCGATCCCGATCCCGTCCTTGAAGCGGCCGAGCTTCGTCTCGCCGATGCGGCGGCCGTAGCGGATGGGGAGCTCGCGGATGACGAGGCCCGCCTTCGCGCACTGCGCGAAGAGCTCCGCTTCGATCTCGAAGCGACGCGCGGTGAGCGGGAGGGCCGCGACCTTCTCGCGCCGGAAGCCCCACATGCCCGTGCAGACGTCCGTCGTGCGGACGCCGTAAAGGAGGGTCGCGAGCGTCGAGAGCGCGACGTTGCCGACGCGGTTCACGGTGCTCATGGCGCCGTCCTCGATCTCGCCCGCGAAGCGCGACCCCATGACGACGTCCGCGCCGTCCTCGAGCTCGAGGAGGAAGCGCGGCACGTCCTCGGCCGGGTAGGTCCCGTCCGCGTCGAGCATGACGACGTACGTTCCCTTCGCGTGGTCGAGCGCGGCGCGGAACGCGAGGCCTTTGCCCACGCCGGGCTGGAGGACGACGCGCGCGCCGAAGTCGCGCGCGATCTCGCGCGTCGCGTCCTCGCTCGCGCCGTCCACGACGAGGAGGTCCACGTCGAACCCGAGCGCGGCGAGGACGGGAAGCGGCAATTCGCGGAGCGTCGTCGCGATGCCGTCCTCCTCGTTGCGCGCCGGCAGGAGGATGGTCGCGACGCCGCGCGTCGCGCGATGGGCGGTGTCATCCTGGGCGATGGAATCGGGGGCGAGAAAGCGACGGCGCGCGTCCGCGAAGGCGGATTCCGCGCGCTCGTCCCCCCCGCGGGGGACGGCGCTCAAGCGAGGCCCTCCACGCGGACGAGCTTCGTCTGACCGTCCGCAGACGACCACCGCACGGCGCCCTGGTCGAGGAACCATGGGTGGTTGTTCTTCGTGGCGTTGAACGTGTGGAGGTCCCACCAGACGTACACGTCGCGGCCCCGCATGTCCTTGAAGAAGGACTCGCTCGAGGCGCGGTCCTTGTAGACTTCCGGCCGGTAGTGGACCTGCTCGCCCATGCGCTCCACGAGCGCCTTGAAGAACAGGTTGGACTGCCAGGAGCCCGTGACGATGACGACGAGCCGGTCGTCGTTCGCGAGCGACGCGGCTTCGCGGATGCCCTCGTACTGCTCGTCCTCGTAGTAGCGGTACCACGCGGGCGTGCCCTGCGCGACGGGAACGAGCGAGACGGCGAGAAGCGATGCGGCGACGACCGCCGTCACGGCGCGGCCCGCGCCCGCGATGGGGCGATCCCTCAGGCGCGCGAGGAGGGTCTCGACGACGGACCCGACGCCGAGGCCGCCGAGGATCGCCATCGCGAGGCCGAGGTAGACGGCGGTGCGGTGCGGCAGGTACCACACGTCGAACACGTCGACGACGGTGAAGGGGAGCGTCGCGAGCCCGAAGCCGAGCGCGGCGATGCCGGCGTGGCCCCGCGTTGCGGGCACGGTCGCGATGCCGACGACGGCGAGGGCGACGAGCGTCCAGCCGAACATCATCTCGAAGTCGACGAACATCGGGAAGTGCTCGATGCCCGCGACCCCGACCGTGATGCCGCCCGCGAGCACGAGACCGCCCACGACGCCCGCCGTCGCGGAGGCCGTCCCGCGGCCCGTGCGGGCGAGCCAGGCCGGGACGAGGAACGCGACCGCGAGCGCGAGCGGAATGGCGAGGACGAACCACGGCGGGAGCGCGGCGAACGCGTGCGTCGCGAAGGCGAGCGGCCCGGCGTCCCCGACGCCGTCGCCCACCCAGCGCTGACGGTCCGCGTCGTCGGCGAGCTTGTAGCTGTAGCTCATGAAGAAGAGCCC is part of the Candidatus Thermoplasmatota archaeon genome and harbors:
- a CDS encoding glycosyltransferase family 2 protein, whose protein sequence is MSAVPRGGDERAESAFADARRRFLAPDSIAQDDTAHRATRGVATILLPARNEEDGIATTLRELPLPVLAALGFDVDLLVVDGASEDATREIARDFGARVVLQPGVGKGLAFRAALDHAKGTYVVMLDADGTYPAEDVPRFLLELEDGADVVMGSRFAGEIEDGAMSTVNRVGNVALSTLATLLYGVRTTDVCTGMWGFRREKVAALPLTARRFEIEAELFAQCAKAGLVIRELPIRYGRRIGETKLGRFKDGIGIGAKLVGRRLG
- a CDS encoding glycosyltransferase family 39 protein, whose amino-acid sequence is MVTPRLGVASSTRGALWTLPLLVPVLAAALYVRLSDPLSSPVIAAEDPYTHIVFVKEWLANGRFGDSVALGVGMYPPGFHALVGALAAGAGIDHETLLRFIAPVLGAFSVAGVFFLARDQAGPVAGVVAAVLMAATPEHIFRSGLGAPTALDLALLPWFLLAIVRLGRDGPAWAPVAAVTGAALVLAHPWIMVVAALAAGFYVVVSAVAAEPRPTLLSTALGAVVAAGLFFMSYSYKLADDADRQRWVGDGVGDAGPLAFATHAFAALPPWFVLAIPLALAVAFLVPAWLARTGRGTASATAGVVGGLVLAGGITVGVAGIEHFPMFVDFEMMFGWTLVALAVVGIATVPATRGHAGIAALGFGLATLPFTVVDVFDVWYLPHRTAVYLGLAMAILGGLGVGSVVETLLARLRDRPIAGAGRAVTAVVAASLLAVSLVPVAQGTPAWYRYYEDEQYEGIREAASLANDDRLVVIVTGSWQSNLFFKALVERMGEQVHYRPEVYKDRASSESFFKDMRGRDVYVWWDLHTFNATKNNHPWFLDQGAVRWSSADGQTKLVRVEGLA